The proteins below come from a single Roseiflexus sp. RS-1 genomic window:
- the ccsA gene encoding cytochrome c biogenesis protein CcsA, which produces MYLLGTTLIIAGLASALLATAGYALTPRGHLAGLAFGRVGVRMTLVAVLAVVALLNYLFIAQRYDIDYVYNYTSRDLDPAFRVAAVWAGQPGSFVIWALWGVIAAQFLVRRTRHAEPYVLSIFMAIQAALLFYMLIRNPFVPFMQNGVALTPSDGKGLNPTLQNMWMLIHPPVLFIGFALMAVPFAFAIGGLWRRDYDGWVHDALPWTLAAWVSLGLALLLGGYWAYETLGWGGYWGWDPVENSSLVPWLTSTALLHAMLVQRTGHGLRRTTFALAIATYVLVFYSTFLTRSGVLSSFSVHSFVEEGLKTVLFASLALLAFGGFGALAWRWRDIPGKPLSDKLLSRDSFFVLGIIALLVIATVIGLGTSMPLISAIPGVGHQLQSIFAGSFKIDDGTTFDPNAQPFADGRFGLVGDFYSTTVPPLGLILVILLIIGPLLGWRDTNKRSLLRALRFPALGAVVVACVGLVLGARDPLPLAYVSLCAFAFGTNVLMIVRTLRSGWLRIGGYLAHVGLMVLLVGVIASTIYATEEVRLLVPEGESVSAFGYTVTFNGWRQTPEGRGILDLTVTHGNETFRATPQLYFNQTMGATMATPAIRSELFRDVYISPSEYQPPYDRNMADMSIGQSGTVGPYEFTFLAFDVPDAHTTGTAEVGAKLRVTYEGQSVELTPRVQLVTSPSDPVGGIVDVPAELPGGHKVTLAAFDPMQRRVLIRVEGLNLPVDPAKAVVTLSLKPGVMLVWLGVIIGVIGGLIAVVRRTLEGRGALEGRRVRLPRGFGELARFVSSR; this is translated from the coding sequence ATGTATCTTCTCGGTACGACACTGATTATTGCCGGGCTGGCTTCCGCCCTGCTGGCGACCGCCGGGTATGCGCTGACGCCGCGTGGTCACCTGGCAGGGCTGGCGTTCGGGCGGGTTGGCGTCCGCATGACGCTGGTGGCAGTGCTGGCAGTCGTTGCGCTGCTGAATTACCTGTTTATTGCGCAGCGGTACGATATTGACTATGTCTATAACTATACCTCGCGTGACCTCGATCCGGCTTTCCGCGTGGCTGCCGTCTGGGCGGGGCAGCCGGGATCGTTTGTGATCTGGGCGTTGTGGGGCGTGATCGCAGCACAATTTCTGGTACGCCGCACCCGCCATGCAGAGCCGTATGTGCTTTCGATCTTCATGGCGATCCAGGCGGCGTTGCTCTTCTATATGCTGATCCGTAACCCGTTCGTGCCCTTTATGCAGAACGGCGTAGCGTTGACGCCATCCGATGGAAAGGGGCTGAACCCGACCCTCCAGAATATGTGGATGCTCATCCACCCGCCGGTGTTATTCATCGGGTTCGCGCTGATGGCTGTGCCGTTCGCATTTGCCATCGGCGGATTGTGGCGGCGTGATTATGATGGCTGGGTGCACGACGCGCTACCCTGGACGCTGGCTGCCTGGGTGTCTCTCGGTCTGGCGTTGCTGCTCGGCGGCTACTGGGCGTATGAAACGTTGGGTTGGGGCGGCTACTGGGGATGGGACCCGGTCGAGAATTCATCGCTGGTTCCCTGGTTGACCTCAACCGCGCTGCTGCACGCGATGCTGGTGCAACGGACGGGACACGGGTTACGGCGCACGACCTTCGCACTGGCGATTGCCACCTATGTATTGGTCTTCTATTCGACCTTCCTGACCCGCAGTGGCGTGCTATCGTCGTTCTCGGTCCATTCGTTCGTCGAAGAAGGACTCAAAACTGTTCTGTTCGCGTCGCTGGCGCTGCTCGCCTTTGGCGGCTTTGGCGCGCTGGCGTGGCGCTGGCGCGATATTCCGGGTAAGCCGCTCTCTGACAAACTTCTCTCGCGCGATAGTTTTTTCGTGCTGGGAATCATCGCCCTGCTCGTGATTGCGACCGTCATCGGGCTGGGTACCTCAATGCCGCTTATTTCAGCGATCCCCGGCGTCGGTCACCAGTTGCAGTCGATCTTCGCCGGGTCGTTCAAGATCGATGATGGCACCACATTCGACCCCAATGCACAACCGTTCGCCGATGGGCGCTTCGGTCTGGTGGGCGATTTTTACAGCACAACAGTGCCGCCGCTTGGGTTGATCCTGGTGATCCTCCTGATCATCGGTCCGTTGCTCGGCTGGCGTGATACGAATAAACGGTCGCTGCTGCGCGCGCTGCGTTTCCCGGCGCTCGGCGCCGTCGTCGTCGCCTGCGTGGGATTGGTGCTCGGCGCACGCGATCCGTTGCCGCTGGCGTATGTCTCACTCTGTGCGTTCGCGTTTGGCACAAACGTCCTCATGATTGTGCGTACACTGCGCAGCGGCTGGCTGCGGATCGGCGGTTACCTGGCGCACGTTGGCTTGATGGTGCTGCTGGTCGGGGTCATCGCTTCGACGATCTACGCAACCGAAGAGGTGCGCCTGCTGGTGCCGGAAGGCGAAAGCGTCAGCGCCTTCGGATATACGGTGACGTTCAATGGCTGGCGGCAGACTCCGGAGGGGCGTGGCATTCTCGACCTGACGGTGACCCACGGCAATGAGACGTTCCGGGCGACGCCACAACTCTACTTCAACCAGACGATGGGCGCCACCATGGCGACGCCTGCCATTCGCAGCGAACTGTTCCGCGATGTGTACATCTCGCCGTCAGAGTACCAACCGCCGTATGACCGCAATATGGCGGATATGAGCATCGGGCAGTCGGGGACGGTCGGTCCGTATGAGTTTACCTTCCTGGCGTTCGACGTGCCGGATGCCCATACGACCGGCACTGCCGAGGTCGGTGCAAAACTGCGCGTGACCTACGAGGGGCAGTCGGTTGAACTGACCCCCAGGGTGCAACTGGTGACCAGTCCATCAGACCCGGTGGGCGGCATTGTCGATGTACCGGCGGAACTTCCCGGCGGTCACAAGGTCACGCTGGCGGCATTCGATCCGATGCAGCGACGGGTATTGATCCGGGTTGAAGGGTTGAACCTGCCGGTCGATCCTGCCAAAGCGGTCGTTACCCTGAGCCTGAAGCCAGGAGTGATGCTTGTGTGGCTGGGGGTGATCATCGGGGTGATCGGCGGCTTGATCGCCGTTGTGCGACGCACGCTCGAAGGGCGTGGCGCGCTTGAAGGGCGACGGGTGCGCCTGCCGCGCGGATTTGGTGAACTGGCGCGCTTTGTAAGTTCGCGCTGA
- a CDS encoding tetratricopeptide repeat protein encodes MAIQDYYEILQVSPDADSDTICAAYRRLRDQYDPEKLSGAAKELVELAQQRLAVIEEAHAALSDPQRRAQYDAQRRAASPVEEVLDYRPLPPAQHTERPRNFNPRPKLAQPLSTDQIAGPAVAVIAIVAVALTAVISGLIITGGGRTPIAAAPTATASMMDALETMIARAREFAEQNENDAQAWLDYANLLYDSVQIVREQVPESVLYQQRLPRWIEAAKAYERVLELDPENAVARGDLGASRCFYGAGSGDQTFVVEGLKDLEAAVAARPEDTRLLLNLGLCLSSAQPPRTEEAIEVWKRIITLAPTGSPIAVEAQRLIDQARK; translated from the coding sequence ATGGCGATACAGGATTACTACGAGATACTTCAGGTTTCGCCCGACGCCGATAGTGATACGATTTGTGCAGCCTATCGACGTCTGCGCGATCAGTACGACCCGGAAAAACTGAGCGGCGCTGCGAAAGAACTGGTTGAACTGGCGCAGCAGCGGCTTGCGGTGATCGAAGAGGCGCACGCCGCGCTGTCCGACCCTCAAAGGCGCGCTCAGTACGATGCTCAGCGCCGTGCTGCATCGCCGGTGGAAGAGGTGCTCGATTATCGCCCGCTTCCTCCGGCGCAGCACACAGAGCGCCCACGGAACTTCAACCCGCGTCCGAAACTGGCGCAACCGCTCAGCACTGACCAGATTGCGGGTCCTGCCGTGGCAGTGATCGCCATTGTGGCAGTGGCGCTGACGGCAGTAATTTCAGGTCTGATCATCACCGGCGGTGGGAGGACGCCGATTGCTGCCGCACCAACTGCGACAGCGTCGATGATGGACGCGCTCGAAACCATGATCGCCCGCGCGCGCGAGTTTGCCGAACAGAACGAGAATGACGCGCAGGCGTGGCTCGATTATGCCAACCTCCTCTACGACAGCGTTCAGATTGTGCGCGAGCAGGTGCCAGAGAGTGTGCTCTACCAGCAGCGCCTGCCACGCTGGATCGAAGCCGCAAAAGCGTATGAGCGGGTGCTCGAACTCGACCCTGAGAATGCTGTCGCCCGCGGCGATCTGGGAGCTTCGCGCTGTTTTTACGGCGCCGGATCGGGGGATCAGACGTTCGTCGTCGAGGGGTTGAAAGACCTGGAAGCGGCAGTCGCCGCCCGCCCTGAAGACACACGCCTGCTGCTCAACCTGGGGTTGTGCCTCTCATCGGCGCAACCGCCGCGCACCGAAGAAGCGATTGAGGTCTGGAAACGGATCATCACCCTCGCGCCAACCGGATCGCCCATCGCTGTCGAAGCACAGCGCCTGATCGACCAGGCACGTAAATAG
- a CDS encoding TlpA disulfide reductase family protein encodes MKEKTALHNQAPPQRRGVSRRELITSAAGALVGVLLIGLVWFLVGRENDATLPGVGELNRPAPDLTLPTLDGDTLRLADLRGKVVLVNFWGTWCEPCKEETPALQVAYQRLQSEGLVIVGVNLRRQEPGDDAVRDFVRQYGVTYPIALDVEGEAARLFQISPIPVSYFIDPEGTIRYVRIGTLTADDVATLFARLRQKAAQGTLQDFWTSAHTGATVAREARVSHAGE; translated from the coding sequence ATGAAAGAAAAAACTGCACTTCACAATCAGGCGCCGCCTCAGCGCAGAGGCGTCAGCAGGCGTGAACTGATCACCTCTGCGGCAGGGGCGCTTGTTGGCGTTCTTCTCATCGGTCTGGTCTGGTTCCTGGTCGGGCGTGAGAATGACGCAACCCTGCCCGGCGTGGGTGAACTCAACCGTCCCGCGCCGGATCTGACGTTGCCGACGCTGGACGGCGACACCCTGCGCCTGGCTGACCTGCGCGGCAAAGTTGTGCTGGTCAATTTCTGGGGCACGTGGTGTGAGCCGTGCAAGGAAGAAACCCCGGCGTTGCAGGTGGCATATCAGCGATTGCAGTCTGAAGGGTTAGTGATTGTCGGCGTCAATCTGCGTCGTCAGGAGCCTGGCGATGATGCGGTGCGCGACTTCGTGCGACAGTACGGCGTCACCTACCCGATCGCGCTGGACGTTGAAGGCGAGGCGGCGCGACTGTTCCAGATCTCACCGATACCGGTCAGTTATTTTATCGATCCAGAAGGCACAATCCGGTATGTTCGCATTGGAACGCTGACTGCCGATGACGTGGCGACGCTGTTTGCCCGCTTACGGCAGAAAGCTGCGCAAGGGACGTTGCAGGATTTCTGGACATCCGCACATACTGGCGCCACAGTGGCGCGAGAGGCAAGGGTAAGCCATGCAGGGGAATGA
- a CDS encoding response regulator transcription factor, translated as MQGNDQRRILIVDDEPGLRDLVRINLEHEGFSVLEAESGAQGLQMVREQHPDLMILDVMMPEMDGWEVCRRLREFSQIPVLMLTARTQSKDIVTGLESGADDYLTKPFNMDELTARIRALLRRVPSPNRPIVAGGGEIVIDKQKREVLVRGEPVDLTPTEYDLLLLLAEHAGAVLDHETLLRGVWGHEYTRDNDYLKVYIWHLRRKIEQDPREPKLLLTEWGVGYRLAP; from the coding sequence ATGCAGGGGAATGATCAGCGTCGGATCCTGATTGTGGACGACGAACCCGGGCTGCGCGATCTGGTGCGCATCAATCTTGAGCACGAAGGATTCAGCGTGCTGGAAGCCGAAAGCGGCGCCCAGGGTCTGCAAATGGTGCGGGAACAGCATCCCGATCTGATGATCCTCGATGTGATGATGCCGGAAATGGACGGATGGGAGGTCTGCCGTCGTCTGCGCGAATTCTCACAGATACCGGTGCTGATGTTGACTGCGCGCACCCAGAGCAAAGATATCGTCACCGGTCTGGAAAGCGGCGCCGACGATTACCTGACCAAGCCGTTCAATATGGACGAGTTGACGGCACGCATTCGCGCATTGCTACGGCGGGTGCCCTCGCCCAATCGCCCGATCGTTGCAGGCGGCGGTGAAATTGTGATCGATAAGCAGAAGCGCGAGGTTCTGGTGCGTGGCGAGCCGGTCGATCTGACGCCGACCGAGTACGATCTGCTTCTCCTGCTCGCCGAGCACGCCGGCGCCGTGCTCGACCACGAGACCCTGCTGCGCGGCGTGTGGGGGCACGAATACACCAGAGATAACGATTACCTCAAGGTGTATATCTGGCACCTGCGCCGAAAAATCGAACAGGATCCGCGTGAGCCGAAACTGCTGCTGACTGAATGGGGCGTCGGGTATCGTCTGGCGCCGTAG
- the proB gene encoding glutamate 5-kinase, which translates to MTHPNRIVVKVGTNVLTAGTDKVHRPTIVSLVQQIAAVRNHGVEIVLVSSGAIAVGRERLHFPARRRDIPLKQMLAAVGQSRLMHLYEQIFELYGITVAQTLLTRGDLADRHRYLNARNTLLACLMHSVLPIVNENDVVAVSEIRVGDNDNLSALVANLVDADLLLILTDIDGLYTADPRRDPSATRIAVVPHITEQIYAIAGGSNTRGTGGMLTKIQAADLATRSGADVVIACGAERDVITRVVAGESLGTRFPAQATKVESRKRWILAETVRHSRVVADEGAARALIEGGKSLLPAGIVAVEGDFARGQTVRIYTTDGREIARGITQYASTDLRRICGLRSSQIAETLGFDYGPEVVHRDDMVLL; encoded by the coding sequence ATGACCCATCCCAACCGCATTGTTGTCAAGGTAGGCACCAACGTTCTCACCGCCGGAACTGATAAGGTGCATCGCCCTACGATTGTGTCGCTGGTGCAGCAGATTGCTGCGGTGCGCAACCACGGGGTCGAGATCGTGCTGGTGAGTTCGGGCGCCATTGCCGTAGGACGTGAGCGTCTCCACTTTCCTGCGCGACGGCGCGACATTCCGCTCAAACAAATGCTCGCGGCAGTCGGTCAGAGCCGCCTGATGCATCTGTATGAGCAGATTTTTGAACTCTACGGCATAACGGTGGCGCAAACGCTGTTGACCCGCGGCGATCTGGCTGACCGGCATCGCTACCTGAATGCGCGCAATACGCTGCTCGCCTGCCTGATGCACAGTGTGCTGCCGATTGTCAACGAAAATGATGTGGTTGCCGTTAGCGAGATCCGCGTCGGCGACAATGATAATCTGTCGGCGCTGGTTGCCAACCTGGTCGATGCCGATCTGTTGCTGATCCTGACCGATATCGACGGACTCTACACTGCCGACCCGCGCCGTGATCCGTCCGCTACCCGGATTGCGGTCGTTCCACATATTACGGAGCAGATCTATGCGATTGCGGGTGGCAGCAACACCCGTGGCACCGGCGGCATGCTGACCAAAATCCAGGCGGCTGACCTGGCGACGCGCAGCGGGGCGGACGTGGTGATCGCCTGTGGCGCCGAACGCGATGTGATCACGCGGGTCGTGGCGGGCGAATCGCTCGGCACACGTTTCCCGGCGCAGGCAACGAAGGTCGAGAGCCGGAAGCGCTGGATACTGGCGGAAACCGTTCGCCACAGTCGCGTGGTGGCTGATGAGGGCGCAGCACGTGCGTTGATCGAGGGTGGGAAGAGTCTCCTGCCCGCCGGTATTGTCGCCGTCGAAGGCGACTTCGCTCGTGGGCAGACGGTGCGGATCTATACCACCGATGGCAGAGAGATTGCTCGCGGGATAACGCAGTATGCTTCTACCGATCTTCGTCGTATTTGCGGATTGCGATCGTCACAGATTGCCGAAACGCTCGGGTTCGACTATGGTCCAGAGGTGGTGCACCGCGACGATATGGTGCTGCTATGA
- a CDS encoding glutamate-5-semialdehyde dehydrogenase, which yields MTNIEEIGARARAAGRRMALMPTERKNAALEAIATALIDEANAAEVLAANAIDVAAGRDAGLSPALIDRMTLTPQRLAAIAADTRAVARLPDPVGERFDATVLENGLRVHKRRVPLGVVGVIYEARPNVTVDVAALCLKSGNAAILRGGKEITRSCAALTRLIQNAITQTGLPADAIQVIDDPDRALVEQLLRLDRYVDVIIPRGGAGLHRFCREKATIPVITGGIGVCHIYVDQAADLEMVVPIVHNAKVQRPSVCNALDTLLVHRAVAADVLPAVARDLLASNVELRADEAALAILRDAGFDTPQIVPAQESDFGVEFMALILSIRVVSGLDEALDHIARFGDHSDAIITRDAATAEVFVQAVDSSAVFVNASTRFNDGGQLGLGAEIAISTQKLHARGPMALRELTSYKWVVEGDGHVRA from the coding sequence ATGACGAATATCGAAGAGATTGGCGCACGCGCGCGCGCCGCCGGACGGCGCATGGCGCTGATGCCGACTGAGCGCAAAAATGCCGCGCTCGAAGCGATTGCAACTGCCCTGATCGATGAAGCCAATGCTGCGGAGGTGCTGGCAGCCAATGCAATCGATGTCGCTGCTGGACGTGACGCCGGTCTGTCACCTGCACTGATCGACCGGATGACGCTGACGCCACAGCGCCTGGCAGCCATCGCCGCCGATACCCGTGCGGTTGCACGTCTGCCCGACCCGGTTGGTGAGCGGTTCGATGCAACCGTGCTCGAAAATGGGCTGCGGGTGCACAAACGTCGGGTTCCGCTGGGTGTCGTCGGCGTCATTTACGAGGCGCGCCCCAATGTGACGGTCGATGTTGCAGCGCTCTGTCTGAAATCCGGGAATGCGGCGATCCTGCGCGGCGGCAAGGAGATCACCCGTTCGTGCGCGGCGCTGACACGCCTGATCCAGAACGCGATCACACAGACGGGACTCCCCGCCGATGCGATTCAGGTGATCGATGATCCGGATCGCGCGCTGGTGGAGCAGTTGCTGCGCCTCGACCGGTACGTCGATGTCATTATTCCACGCGGCGGCGCGGGGTTGCACCGCTTCTGCCGCGAAAAGGCGACTATTCCGGTCATCACCGGCGGCATTGGTGTCTGTCATATCTATGTCGATCAGGCTGCCGATCTGGAGATGGTCGTTCCCATCGTCCATAACGCAAAAGTGCAGCGTCCATCCGTCTGTAACGCGCTCGATACATTGCTGGTGCATCGCGCGGTCGCTGCCGATGTGTTGCCCGCAGTCGCCCGTGATCTGCTCGCCAGCAATGTCGAACTGCGCGCCGATGAAGCGGCGCTGGCGATCCTGCGCGATGCCGGTTTCGACACGCCGCAGATCGTTCCGGCTCAGGAGAGCGACTTCGGCGTCGAGTTCATGGCGCTGATCCTTTCGATCCGCGTCGTGTCCGGTCTGGACGAGGCGCTCGACCATATTGCGCGTTTCGGCGATCACTCCGATGCGATCATTACCCGCGACGCAGCAACGGCTGAGGTGTTCGTGCAGGCGGTCGATTCGTCGGCAGTGTTCGTCAATGCGTCCACGCGCTTCAACGACGGCGGGCAGCTGGGGTTGGGCGCCGAGATCGCTATCAGCACACAGAAACTGCATGCACGCGGACCAATGGCGCTGCGAGAACTGACATCCTATAAGTGGGTTGTCGAGGGCGATGGGCACGTGCGCGCCTGA
- a CDS encoding nitronate monooxygenase: MPPIDLAPDNPYGLPLRTPVLTAAGCFGFGIEYERIVPIERLGAIVTGSISLRGRHALPPLRLIETPAGVLSVGMWRDPGLERVLREYAPVWSTWKTPVILSVAADHSDVAAALEGVEGIAGLEITFGDDLTAAARTVAAVRAVTLLPLLVKLPLHDRLIAVARSIIDAGADALTIAFPPHACAPDPHTGELLHGRLSGPAIRPLVLAAIADVCTTTHVPVVACGGIGTVEDARAFLSAGATAVQVGSALLADPFAAVRIADAL; this comes from the coding sequence ATGCCGCCGATCGACCTTGCGCCAGACAACCCGTATGGCTTGCCGTTGCGAACGCCGGTGCTGACTGCTGCCGGTTGCTTCGGTTTTGGCATCGAGTACGAACGCATTGTACCGATTGAGCGCCTGGGCGCCATTGTGACCGGCAGTATCTCGCTGCGTGGCAGACACGCTCTGCCGCCGCTGCGCCTGATCGAAACGCCGGCAGGAGTGCTGAGCGTGGGTATGTGGCGCGATCCGGGGCTGGAGCGTGTTCTGCGCGAGTATGCGCCGGTGTGGAGCACGTGGAAAACACCGGTCATTCTCAGCGTCGCAGCCGATCACAGCGATGTGGCTGCGGCACTCGAAGGCGTCGAAGGGATCGCCGGACTGGAGATCACCTTCGGTGATGACTTGACTGCCGCTGCCAGAACCGTCGCCGCGGTGCGCGCGGTGACGCTGCTGCCGTTGCTGGTGAAACTCCCACTCCATGACCGACTGATAGCCGTAGCGCGCTCCATCATCGATGCTGGCGCCGATGCGCTGACGATTGCCTTTCCACCGCACGCCTGCGCGCCAGACCCGCACACCGGCGAACTCCTGCACGGTCGCCTCTCCGGTCCTGCGATTCGACCGCTGGTGCTGGCTGCGATTGCTGATGTCTGCACAACGACGCATGTGCCGGTCGTCGCCTGTGGCGGCATCGGAACCGTCGAAGATGCACGCGCGTTTCTATCGGCTGGCGCAACTGCGGTGCAGGTCGGGTCGGCGCTGCTTGCCGACCCGTTTGCGGCAGTTCGGATCGCCGACGCACTGTAG
- a CDS encoding cytochrome P450, with protein sequence MHHPTEPPPELWSAAAISDPYPIYDRLRAEQPIRWTGGDWQIFRYADAQALLRDPRLGADRLQVDPQWLIASGLEPLFKTRDSMMLFADPPDHTRLRTLVHRAFTPRVVESYRPLVQRIVDQLLDAAAARGAIELIGEFAYPLPVTVIAHMLGVPVNMHDQFRRWSDSLAAFIGGTTRPEADVLPAALKAVLEMTDFFLALVAERRRAPRDDLLSALAQAEDGGDRLSEQELVANSILLLLAGHETTTNLIGNGMLALMRHPDQFALLRDHPELTPSAIEELLRYDSPVQVTSRRALTDIEFQGHRIEEGQAVTVFIGAANRDPAQYQDPARLDVTRGDVRHLSFGHGPHYCLGAPLARLEGQVAISALVRRFPHMRTLDEQVVWRDNFALRGLQSLHIELE encoded by the coding sequence ATGCACCACCCAACTGAACCACCGCCCGAACTCTGGAGTGCGGCAGCGATAAGCGATCCGTATCCAATCTACGACCGTTTGCGTGCAGAGCAACCGATCCGCTGGACGGGCGGTGACTGGCAGATATTTCGCTATGCCGACGCTCAGGCGCTGCTCCGCGATCCGCGCCTGGGTGCGGATCGTTTGCAGGTTGATCCGCAATGGTTGATCGCAAGCGGGTTGGAACCGCTCTTCAAGACGCGCGATAGTATGATGCTGTTTGCCGACCCGCCTGACCACACCCGGCTCCGGACGCTCGTGCACCGCGCCTTTACGCCGCGCGTCGTCGAGTCGTACCGTCCGCTGGTCCAGCGCATCGTGGATCAGTTGCTCGATGCAGCCGCAGCGCGCGGTGCGATCGAGTTGATCGGTGAATTCGCGTATCCACTGCCGGTGACCGTTATAGCCCATATGCTCGGCGTTCCCGTCAATATGCACGATCAGTTCCGCCGATGGTCGGATAGTCTGGCAGCGTTCATTGGCGGCACGACGCGACCCGAAGCCGATGTGCTTCCGGCAGCGCTGAAGGCAGTGCTGGAAATGACCGATTTCTTTCTGGCGCTTGTTGCGGAGCGGCGGCGCGCACCACGCGATGATCTCCTTTCGGCTCTCGCGCAGGCGGAGGATGGCGGTGATCGACTGAGTGAACAGGAACTGGTCGCCAACAGTATCCTGCTGCTGCTTGCCGGTCACGAGACGACAACGAACCTGATCGGCAATGGAATGCTGGCGCTGATGCGTCATCCCGATCAGTTCGCGCTTCTGCGCGACCACCCGGAGTTGACCCCTTCCGCTATCGAGGAACTGCTGCGCTACGATAGCCCGGTTCAGGTGACGAGTCGCCGGGCGCTGACCGACATCGAATTCCAGGGACATCGTATCGAAGAAGGTCAGGCGGTGACGGTGTTCATCGGCGCAGCGAATCGTGATCCGGCACAGTACCAGGACCCGGCGCGCCTGGATGTGACGCGCGGTGATGTGCGCCATCTGTCGTTTGGGCACGGTCCGCACTACTGTCTCGGCGCGCCACTGGCGCGTCTGGAGGGACAGGTCGCCATCAGCGCGCTGGTACGCCGCTTTCCTCATATGCGCACATTGGATGAGCAGGTCGTGTGGCGTGATAACTTTGCGCTGCGCGGGTTGCAATCGCTACACATCGAATTGGAGTAG
- the radC gene encoding RadC family protein, with amino-acid sequence MTEYHVRIRELPPTDKPRERLRSSGAAALADAELLAILLRVGIEGMNAIQLAQQLLVEFGGWNGLQRAGFEELAQRRGMGEAKTAQLKAALEIGRRLLLAGGDERFLIRSPTDAAQLMQIEMSHLDQEQLRAICLDTKNRVQKIQTVYIGSLHTSMVRIGEIFKEPIRLNSASIIVVHNHPSGDPTPSPEDVVVTRQIIEAGRLLDIDVLDHLVIGAGRFVSMRERGLGFGKP; translated from the coding sequence ATGACTGAGTATCATGTTCGCATTCGCGAACTTCCGCCGACCGACAAACCGCGCGAGCGGTTGCGCTCCAGCGGCGCTGCTGCGCTCGCCGATGCCGAACTGCTGGCAATTCTGCTGCGTGTTGGCATTGAAGGAATGAACGCCATTCAACTTGCGCAGCAACTGCTCGTCGAGTTTGGCGGATGGAATGGTTTGCAGCGTGCTGGCTTCGAGGAACTGGCGCAGCGTCGCGGCATGGGTGAGGCAAAAACCGCGCAACTCAAAGCGGCGCTCGAAATCGGTCGCCGGCTACTGCTGGCAGGTGGCGACGAACGGTTCCTGATCCGTTCGCCTACCGATGCAGCGCAACTGATGCAGATCGAAATGAGCCATCTCGACCAGGAACAGTTACGCGCGATCTGCCTGGACACCAAGAATCGCGTGCAGAAAATCCAGACGGTCTATATCGGCAGTCTGCACACATCGATGGTTCGGATTGGCGAAATCTTCAAGGAACCCATCCGGTTGAACTCAGCGTCGATTATCGTTGTACACAACCATCCAAGCGGTGACCCAACCCCTTCGCCGGAGGATGTTGTCGTAACCCGTCAGATCATCGAAGCCGGACGGTTGCTCGATATTGATGTGCTCGATCATCTGGTGATTGGGGCGGGTCGATTCGTCAGCATGCGCGAACGTGGGTTGGGGTTTGGAAAGCCTTGA